GGATGGAAGCAGGTTAAGAAAACCACATTGAAATGTTCTGTTCCGCTGTCACCTGCAATAGCGAACGTTACACCTTATGAAGCTGATTTTTCATGGGTCCCGCAATGTGGATCAACTACCTTTAAAGTGCGCTGGAAACTATCTTCAGATGCGGTTTATAAAGTGTTTTCATCCACAACTGCTACGTCTCATCACTTCACCGGATTATTGAAAAATAGTTCTTACACTGTTTGCGTACAGAGTGTTTGTGGCACTGATAAATCTGTATGGACTGCACCGATTACTTTTGTCACAGAGAATGTTATTCCCGCAGTTAAAAAACCAAATTTTGTTATTGTTTTATTAGATGATGGCCGCTATGACAATTTTCAACCATCAGGCGGTCCTGAATGGTTTAATGTGCCCTCTATTAACCGGATTGCCAGTGAGGGGGCCAATTTTACATATGCATTTCCCACTACTTCGCAATGTGCACCCAGCAGGGTTTCGATTTATACAGGATTGTATGCCCATCATCATGGAGCAAAAGACAATGATACCCGTATGAATGACGGACTTCCTTTGGTTCAACAAATTTTAAAAGACAATGGCTATTATACAGGGTTTATTGGAAAATACGGACAGCAACAAGGCAAGCCCACAGGTTTTAATTATTGGGCAACCAGTGAGGGTAATGTTTATATTGATGCAATCTATAACATCAATAATGGCCCCGACACGATGATGGAAGGACATATTTCAGATAATTACCAGCAACTCGCTCTTAATTTTCTTAATAGCGTACCATCAGGAAGTCCTTTTATGCTGATGTTTTTTACAAAGGTGCCTCATGGACCGAGAGTGCCCCGTCCTGATGATCTCAATCTTTACACTTCGGAAACAATGCCTTTCCCTTCTAATTTCGCAAAATACACTGCCAATTATCCATCCTATTTTTACAACACACACAACTGGAATTATACAACGGCGCAAACGGATTCAATGAATTTGATAGAATTCCAGACGCTTTACGGCGTGGAAGTCAACGTTACAGCTATGATGAGCTGGTTGGAACAACGGAATGCACTCGATAGTACCATGATCATTTTTACTTCGGATAACGGATACATGATGGGAGAGCACAAATTGGAAGCAAAGCAAATAGCCCAGGAAGAATCTATTCGTGTTCCAATGTACATTAGGTTTCCATCGTGGTTTAAGCCCGGATCTGTTTATACGGATAAAATGGCTACCAATATTGACCTTGCTCCCTCTATATTGGAAGCTGCGCACATTCCCAACACCTACAACATGGATGGCATGTCCTTGAAAAAACTGGCGGACGGTGATTTACAAAGAAAATATTTCTTCTATCAATATGCCGGTGAAGCCGGCGCTCCTTCCATAAGGGCCGTTCGCTCTTCGCAATACAAGTATGTGAAGCATTATTGCACTGGCTTGGTGGAAGAATTTTATGACATCTCCACTGATCCAAAAGAAAATAGCAACCTGATCAACAATAGTACCTACGCTGATTTAATTAATACTTACCGGGTTATTTTGGATAGCATCCGCACATCAGTTGGTGACTACACACCTATTTCTACCAACTGTAATTTGTCCAATCCGCAGAAGGACTACAGTAACGGAGATGAGGATGAAAATGTAAATGACCGCATTCTCAGGCTGTGGCCAAGTCCCGCCACTTCCTATTTTATACTCAGTTTTAATGAAGCAGGAAACAAAGAAGACATTTCTGTAGATGTAACCAATACAATCGGAGCATCAGTATTCAGAAAGAATTTTCTGCAAACTGATGTGATGAACATGGTGGTGGATTGTAAAAAGTGGTTGCCTGGCATTTACTTTATAAAATTGAGTAAGGGAAATCAGACCTATACCGAAAAGGTGGTTGTGGGAATTCAATAGCAACCTCAACAAATAAACAATCAATTAAAAATCAATCGCCCTGGTAAACCGGGGCGATCTTTTTTTGTGGCCTGCTAATAACAAGGTGATCTTTTACTTCACATCATTAATTTCTGAAACACGTTTCTGATTTTCTAGCTTGAACATTGTGATAATCACTTCAACAATTTTTCTGAACAGCATCAAGCATGATCATTTTAGTCAACAGGAAAAGGAATTCATTCTTTTTCAAACAATCCGTCACGCACTTCATCCATCACTGCAATGTCTGATAGCTTTCCTTCGTCACGTCCGCGGTCGTCTGATAACAGAATTTTTCCATACCATTGATAATTGCCCCAGGGACTACTGATGTCCGGCTTTTCATCCTGGTACTTTTCAAAATAATCCCATTGCGTAACAAGGTATTTTTTACGATCAACATATATTCGGTATTTATTTTCCGGTGTTACGCCTACATTATTAAAAGTCAGTTCAAGCACGAAGCAAGGGTTTCCTTCCGAATCATTTGCTGAGCCTTTATAGGAAATATTTACACCTGGATCCTTGAGTTTGAAAGGCATGATGAGCCAGTAACTGTCGTTTGCCCAGATCTTAAATCCCCGATCCATAAAATACGCAATGCTATCTGGTTGCAATAACTCTTTGCTATCGCGAAAAGCATGGCCTTGCCGTGTGTTGATGTTGGTGAGGATCAATAATTTCTTAGCAGGAACTTCGATGCGAACATTGCCGGTCCACTTGTCCCAGTAGAGTGTTCTTCTTCCAAAGAAATTCCAGCGGAGGTAGTGTACGTTGTCCCAGTTTTGTTTTCCGCCCATCATCTGAATAACTGAATCAGCGATAGCCGAAGACCTTGAATCAATGATTTGATTCTGACCAAAAAGGATAGAAGGCAAGAAGAGGAGAATGATGGAATAGAACTTCTTCATTTGGAGACTTTGAAAGTTGTTTATTAGAATAGAACACGGATGACAAGGATTTTACAGATTAAAACGGATCTTATTTATTGAACGCAGGTGACGGGTTAAACAGATTGAAACAGATCAGACTTGCTTGCTTTCAGTACTATCTATTGGTGGGATTCCGCCGGAATCATACATCTGCCGCGTCGTATCGCTTTTTTTTCTTATCCGTATTTATCCGTCAAATCCGCGTCTTCTGCGTTCTATTTTCAAGCCGGATATTCCACAAAATTCCGTTCGGTCTCAAACAATCTTACGGAAAGATCAAATTTCACTTCCAGCCGTCTGCGGATCTTTTCATAAATCACCCACACAATATTTTCTGCCGTTGGATTCAGGTTGCGAAACTCTTCGGTGTCTTCATTCAGATTGCGATGGTCAAATTTATCCAGCACTTCTTCTTTAATAATATCTTTCAAAATTTTCAGATCCAGCACATAACCGGTTTGCGGATCTACTTCGCCGGTCACTTTCACTTCCAGGTAATAATTATGGCCATGATAGAGTGGATTGCTGCACAAGCCGAACACTTCCGCATTCTTCTTGTCGTCCCAGTCTTTGCGATACAGCCTGTGAGCGGCATTAAAATGTTCTTTTCTGAAAACAGCAACACGCATTATTGAAACAATTTTAGTTGAAATGGGTTAATGACTGCATTAACCTGATAATTAAACAACAGGATTAAAAAAACTGATGAATGTGATCTTGCTCTCCTTCTTTCTTTTAGCGATAAATCCAACCGATATTGCCTCCAATACCATTTATGATTTTAAAGTGAAATCCATTGATGGCGGCACAATTGACCTCGCGGCTTTCAAAGGTAAAAAGATTCTGATCGTGAATGTGGCATCGGAATGTGGTTATACGCCGCAGTATGCAGACCTTGAAAAATTATACCGTCAATACAAAGACAAGCTGGTGATAATCGGATTCCCGGCAAATAATTTCATGGGACAGGAACCGGGCACCAATGAAGAGATACAGCAATTCTGTTCATCAAAATATGATGTCACCTTTCCGCTAGCAGCAAAAATTTCGGTGAAAGGAAGTGATATGGCACCCATATATCACTGGCTTACAGAGAAAAAGTTAAACGGCGTGGAAGATTCTGATGTAAGCTGGAATTTCAACAAATACCTTATCAACGAAGAAGGCGAATATGTATGTCATTTTAAATCGAAGGTTACGCCCTTTGATCCGGCGTTGATTGCGGCGATTGAGAAATGAGGGTTGAATTACTTTTAAGCAAAAAGTCCGCCCTCCCATAACAGAATCGCTGCCTGAAATTTTTACCGAATCAAAACGGACGCCCATTAACCAGTTGTTCCTGAGAAAAAAAGTGGTGGTATCTTTTATGAAAGGCGTATAATCCTGAGCAAAAGCAATGGAAGCCTGAACAACCAGCAAAAGAGCAAATAGTTTTTTCTTAAGCATAATACCTTCAATTTTAATTAGCATTCAATGCGCGCGCTCTCTCGCAATGAAGATACCGCTTTTCGAAGGCAGTTTTGTTTTAATTCGATTGAAAATTGAGGTCTCTGGCTATTTCAGATTATTATTGCCATTAAACTTTCGGGGATTGTATCCACCATAGAAAATAACGTTTAGTGAATAAAATCAGTGAATTTGTATTTTAAATCAAATGCGGTATACATGCAATTTTTGACGACGTTGTTGGTGATTCGATAAGTAGTCTTAAATTAGACTAATGATCAAAGCCCTCATTGTTGATGATGATGATTTATCGAGAGATACTTTAAAACTGCTTATTGAAAAGTATCAACCGGAAATATCTTCGATCCATGTTGCAGGTGATGCTATTCTTGCAAAGCAACTGATAACATCAGAGCATCCTGATCTTATTTTCCTGGATGTGGAGATGCCTGAATATTCAGGCTTCGATCTGCTGAATATGATTGCCGAAAAAAATTTCGATGTCATCTTCACCACTTCTTTTCAAAAATATGCAATCAAAGCCATCAGGTTCAGCGCGCTCGACTATTTATTGAAACCGGTGCAGAAGGAAGAGTTGATGGAAGCCGTTCAGCGGCATCTTGAAAAGAGAGAGCAAGTAAGTTACCGGCCTGCGCTCTATCAAAATTTCCTGCATACCATTCAAACCCGGGAGACAAAAGATTTCCGGCTGGCGATACCGACTACAGAAGGTGTTTTCTTTTTTCATCCGGTTGAAATTATCCGTTGTGAGGCGGAACGCAGTTACACAAAGTTTTTTCTTACTTCGGGAAAAACATTTATCGCATCAAAACCTTTGCGTGAGTATGAAGAGCTGCTGCAGGAAAATGGTTTCCTCCGGGTTCATAAATCACACCTCATCAACATGCAATATGTGCTTCGTTACCTGCCTTCCGGATTTTTATTGATGAAAGATGAATCGAAAGTTGAAGTGGCCCGAAGAAGAAAAGCGGAAATTGAATCAGTGTTGAGAAACCAAGGAACATAAAATGTGAAGTCATGATTCCGATAGGAAACCCTTCTTTGCCGATGGGAAAGCATGTTGAATAGCAAAGCAGATTTA
The genomic region above belongs to Chitinophagaceae bacterium and contains:
- a CDS encoding sulfatase-like hydrolase/transferase → MNRILLLLLFGFIATESSFAQCTIAIPTNVKISNVFSCSATMTWNAVPEAAYYMVKYKETTGTFILLPDQVTATTFTFTGLNPNKEYTFSVASYCVNNVNSGWKQVKKTTLKCSVPLSPAIANVTPYEADFSWVPQCGSTTFKVRWKLSSDAVYKVFSSTTATSHHFTGLLKNSSYTVCVQSVCGTDKSVWTAPITFVTENVIPAVKKPNFVIVLLDDGRYDNFQPSGGPEWFNVPSINRIASEGANFTYAFPTTSQCAPSRVSIYTGLYAHHHGAKDNDTRMNDGLPLVQQILKDNGYYTGFIGKYGQQQGKPTGFNYWATSEGNVYIDAIYNINNGPDTMMEGHISDNYQQLALNFLNSVPSGSPFMLMFFTKVPHGPRVPRPDDLNLYTSETMPFPSNFAKYTANYPSYFYNTHNWNYTTAQTDSMNLIEFQTLYGVEVNVTAMMSWLEQRNALDSTMIIFTSDNGYMMGEHKLEAKQIAQEESIRVPMYIRFPSWFKPGSVYTDKMATNIDLAPSILEAAHIPNTYNMDGMSLKKLADGDLQRKYFFYQYAGEAGAPSIRAVRSSQYKYVKHYCTGLVEEFYDISTDPKENSNLINNSTYADLINTYRVILDSIRTSVGDYTPISTNCNLSNPQKDYSNGDEDENVNDRILRLWPSPATSYFILSFNEAGNKEDISVDVTNTIGASVFRKNFLQTDVMNMVVDCKKWLPGIYFIKLSKGNQTYTEKVVVGIQ
- a CDS encoding 6-carboxytetrahydropterin synthase; the encoded protein is MRVAVFRKEHFNAAHRLYRKDWDDKKNAEVFGLCSNPLYHGHNYYLEVKVTGEVDPQTGYVLDLKILKDIIKEEVLDKFDHRNLNEDTEEFRNLNPTAENIVWVIYEKIRRRLEVKFDLSVRLFETERNFVEYPA
- a CDS encoding glutathione peroxidase, coding for MNVILLSFFLLAINPTDIASNTIYDFKVKSIDGGTIDLAAFKGKKILIVNVASECGYTPQYADLEKLYRQYKDKLVIIGFPANNFMGQEPGTNEEIQQFCSSKYDVTFPLAAKISVKGSDMAPIYHWLTEKKLNGVEDSDVSWNFNKYLINEEGEYVCHFKSKVTPFDPALIAAIEK
- a CDS encoding response regulator transcription factor, with product MIKALIVDDDDLSRDTLKLLIEKYQPEISSIHVAGDAILAKQLITSEHPDLIFLDVEMPEYSGFDLLNMIAEKNFDVIFTTSFQKYAIKAIRFSALDYLLKPVQKEELMEAVQRHLEKREQVSYRPALYQNFLHTIQTRETKDFRLAIPTTEGVFFFHPVEIIRCEAERSYTKFFLTSGKTFIASKPLREYEELLQENGFLRVHKSHLINMQYVLRYLPSGFLLMKDESKVEVARRRKAEIESVLRNQGT